The sequence below is a genomic window from Desertifilum tharense IPPAS B-1220.
TAAAATCAGCAGCCGGTCGGTTAAAAAAGCGGACTACGCGATCGTTGACATAAATAAAATGCCCGGATTCGTCCTTAATGTAGGCAGAAAAGGGGCTATGGGTCATAAAACTTTCAAACAGGTTTCGACTTTCTTTCAGGGCGTCTTGGGTGCGCTGGCGCTCCATAAATTGACCGATTTGAGTGCCAATGGCTGCCATCATTTGTAATAAATCGGGATCGGGTTCCGCAGGGCGATCGCTAAAACACTCAATCGCCCCTAATATTTCGTTGCCAAACAGGATGGGAAAGCCAAAGACGGCATACAATCCCTGTTCAAGGGCTTCGGAAGCGCGGATAAAACCCTCTTCTTGACGAATATCAGCAATCCAAATGGGCTGATGAGTGGCTAAAATTTGACCGAGGATGCCCTCTTGCGGCGCAAAGGTTAACGATTGGGTTTGTTCAATAAAGGCTTGTCGATCGGTTTCGGGGGAACACCAATGATTGACGTAGCGCAAGACATTATCCTCAACCCGCCAAACGACGCCCACGGGTAAGCCCAAGGTTTGACACAAAGATTGGAGAATGGAAGGAACTGCTTCTGGAAGTGTCATCACCTCCGACAGCACGCGAGTCACGGCGTACTGGGCAGCTAGTCGCTGTTCGGCAAGTTTTTTCTGGGTAATTTCTTGATAATACACGGCTACGCCATTGGGTCGGGGGTAGCATCGCGCCGCAAACCATCGCCGACTATTGGGAACTGAGATCGCTTCTACGCTCACGGGCACTTGTTGAGCCATTGCGCGATGATATTCTCGATAAAAGTCCGATTCAACGATATCGGGGAAGACTTCCCACAGATTTTGACCGAGCAATGCTTCGCGGGGACGATTGGACGATAGCTCAAACTGGCGATTGACATAGGTAAAGCGCCAATCTCGATCGACCGCAAAAAAGGCATCCGCAATACTTTCTAGGATATTGGTAACGTCCTGAGTCGCGCTCTCTAACTGTTGCTCGATTTGCTTGCGCTCGGTAATATTGACGGCTGTACAGGCAATTCCGACAACGCGATCGCGATCGTCAAATAAGGGTTCGCTCATTAAGTCGTAGTATTGCAGAGTCCCCTCAATCGTTAAAGCCACTTCTTCGCGAGTTGGGGTTCCGGTTTGCAATACCTGTTGCTTAATGCGGGTTAGATGCTCTGCTTCTGCTGGCGAGAATACGTCAAAGTCTGTTTTACCCACCCAATCAATGGATCGTCTTTTAAACTGAGGGTTGTGAATCCATTGGTAGCGCAGTTGAGTATCCTGCGTAAAGGCGACAATCCCAGGATTCCCCAAAGCCAAGCGAAATCGCTCTTCAGATTGCTTTAATCTGGCTAGGTGTGCTTGTGCTTGTTGCTTGGAGCGTTGCAAGGCCTCGCACAAACTGCTAATTAAAGTACACTGAAAGATAAATAAACTTAACCGCCCTGTCGCAGCCCAATCTAGGCTCAAGGATGCCTGGGGGACAATGAGAAAATAGGTAGTAGCGATCGCTGAAATCCCAGTCGCCAGCATCCCCGCCTTGAAGCCTCCATAATAAGCACTCAACGTGACTGCTCCAAAAAAGAGCAAAAAGGGTGCTTGACTCACGTTTAACAAAGGCTCAAGGAGTAACATTAACAGAAGGGCAATACCGACGGAAGCGACAGCAACACCGTAACGTTCAACTTGACTGCGCCGAATTAACATTCTTGACAAGCAAAGGGTTAAGGCTTTGAGTGATTCCTTTAACCTAGGATAGATGGTAATCTTTTGATATACCCCGAAAGGCTTAGATAGAGCGGGACTACCTTAAGAATTGCTGCTCCTGGGTTGACTGACCATCAAGAGAGTCGCGGAGGTCAGGTGAAGGAAGGTTTTAGAGATTGACTTTCAGTGCGGTTCAAAGTCCCTGAAGTAGAATAGATACCATCTTTCTAGATTCGCCAGCAGCTCATGAATTTTGACCGCGAACCCCCTCGTCCGCCAGAACCCTCTGATTTTGCTGTTCCCCTGCGCCAACCTTTGGTGATGTTGCGAGATACAGAAGGGTTGTTACGCCGCAAGGCTGTTGATGTGTTAGTTCCGGTTTTACCTGATTCTGTGGCGTTGCGCTTGCAAGATGCTTCAGATTTAGCCGAGGAGTCTTTAGAAGAATTAGCCGAGATTGATTTAGAAACGATTAGCGATCGCGACCTCAAGCCCGCTAGAGTATTAGTGGGTCTAAGCTTTGCAGGATTTGGCGGACTCGCGATCGCCCTATTAATGCTTTATATCTCTAGCTTACATCCCGAAATGAGTGCGGGGGCTGGAATTCACGCCTACTGGTACCCTTACGCCTTGTTGGTGAGTTTGGGAGTTACGGGGATGATGATGGTAGGACGAGAGATATTGCGATCGCACCGATCCTCATCCCCAAAATAACCCGAATTTAGACAAGTGCGGCTTCCGAGCGTGCTGCTACCACTAAGACTAAACATAAAGCTGCGATCGCTTGTTGCCAAGCACTCCGCACCTTGGGTTCTTCTACCCCATCAAACAAACCCACCAACCGAGGAACCGCCGCTTCTAAAGCAGGTTGCGGTACGGGCCGATGCAATTCTACCAAACGCATGACGCTTTCTTGGTTATTTAAAAAATTCACCACCCAGAGCGTTGTATGATCTGGCCCATCAGGAACCCGTTTTAGACCCAATTCCGTTTTCAGCCAATGATAAAACGGGGGTAACTGCTGCGCCAACACTTCACCCGCCGTCGGAAGCGTTTGCTGAAGCAGCGGTACATCTAGACTGGCTAGCAAAGCCTGTACCTCTGGCGAGGCGAGTAAATCTTCTAAGCTGCTAGCCAAAAATTGCTGCAACTGGGTTTCAGAAATTTGCAGGTGCTGAATAAATAAGTGTTCCATGAGTTCAAGGGTGACAACTTGCCTCCAGTATTCCCAAAAGAGTTGCCCAACTCTATGAGATAGCTCATATTTGGAGATATAGCTGTACTCAGTAAGGTGACGACAGACTGAACTGCTTAAAGAATAAGATTCACTCAGCACTCTTTCCCCCATCCCCCCATCCCCCCATCCCCCCATCCTCTTCCCCACTCGGAACTCGGAACTCGGAACTCTTTCCCCCCATCTCCCCATCCCCCCACCTCCCCATCCTCTTCCCCACTCGGAACTAAGCAGCCACTAACTGGCGTTGAGGGTGGGAAGTTAGCACCCGTCGTCCTACCGCAGTAGCAATGGGTTGCAAAGAATGCACCAAAGCTACCATCTCTTCTAAAGAGAGGGCCTGACGCGCATCGGAAACCGATTTTTCCGGTTCTGGGTGACACTCAATAATTAAACCATCAGCACCACAAGCAATAGAAGCTCTTGCTAAGTCTGCCACTAATTCGCGCTTCCCGGCTGCATGAGAGGGGTCTACAATTACGGGTAAGTGAGTAATTTGCTTGAGTGCAACCACAGCGCCTAAATCTAAAACATTACGCGTATAAGTATCAAAACTGCGAATTCCCCGTTCGCACAGCACGACATGAGGGTTTCCGTGACTGAGAATATATTCAGCCGCCATTACAAATTCTTCCACCGTGGCGGATAAGCCGCGCTTTAGCAATACGGGTTTATCGACTTCTCCCAAGGCTTTGAGTAAATCGAAGTTTTGCATATTGCGGCTACCAACTTGCAGCATATCCGCATGAGTCACCACATCTTCAATTTGTCCGATGGACATCACTTCAGTGACAACCGGAATGTGATGGTGTTGGCGAATGCTCTTTAAAATTTGAAGGCCTTCCAGTCCGAGTCCTTGGAAGGCGTAAGGTGAAGTTCTAGGTTTGTAAACGCCGCCGCGTAAGGCTTGAACGGGTGCGTTGCTGAGGTGGGTGGCGACTTGTTCCATTTGCTCTAGGCTTTCTACGGTACAAGGGCCGCCGACGATTAGCAAGTCTTCTCCGCCGACGCTGACGCTAGGGGAGAGTTTGACGAGGGTGCGTTGGTGAGTGTCGCTTTTGCTGGCAAGTTTGGCGTTATTCATGAGTTTGTCCTGTTAATGGGGTGGATAATAAAAAACCCGGAACCTCTGGGAAGTTCCGGGTGGTAATTTTCGTTGCATGACAACTTACCCGGAACTTTTCGGGGGCCAAAAATAAAAGCCAAAAAAGTAACTAAGGGTTGCAGTTGTCAACATGGGTCGTTCTTTAGGAATTGAGATTTAACCAACAAAAAACCGCAGAGTCCGGTCTGCGGTTCGTCTAGAGTTTCCAGCCAAAGTTGGATTCACTCTAGGCGAACCGGGGTAAACCAAAAATAAAAATAATTGCGGCTGGACATCTGCGTTGTAAGTTTTTTGTTGGAACTGACTGTATCTTCCTGTGAGCCTAACAAAGGGATCGCTTGAAGTCAATCCCCCTAGTGGGCGATCGCACCTGGCATTGATACCGATCCAATCTATTGCAAGTTATTGTCATTTGACCTAAACTAAATTCAGGCATAAGTTACTCAAATTCTCAGTTAGGCTGGCTCAGGGATCTGAAGCTTGCACGGACTGGGGTGCGGTTTTGACTGTAGCTTAGTGCTGCAATGCCTTGTTTACCTGACCTTAACATCAGCATGAAGTCAAGTTTAACTTACCAACTCTGGCAATGCTCCGAACGCTGGCTAATCTATAATCGTTTGCAACAACTGGGTATTCCTTGCGAATGTGCCGTGCATCAACCCCTGAACGTAGAAATTCACACCCCAACTGCCGCCCTGTTAGTTCGCAGCGTCGTTCAACAGTTTACCGCACCTCGACAGGATTTAATTGAATGGTTAGAAGCGTGTTGGCAGGTCGTTGAGAGCGATCGCTAACCGCGTATAATCATCGAGAGAATCAGGGTGTAGCCTAGTAGAAAAAAGACAAATCGCCAATTCAGGTAACGATGAACCCAAAAGAGCAAAGTCGATTGAAATACGTTCATTTCATCATTCTGTTCTAAATATTTCATGGTCATCAACGGCGATCGAATCCTTCAAATCATTCGAGTTTGTCAATTACCCGTTTGTCTATCGAATTTCTTTTTAACAGTACCAACTATCTCCATCCGGGTTAGCTTTTCCTTGAAGCTTTATCCCTAAATTTTCTAAATAATTTAATCCGTCTTTCATGCGCTCAATAGTTCCAGTCATTTCTAGGTCAAAGTGGTGATTATTCGTCCATTTTGAACTAACCTCACTAACCGCGATCGCCAAACCAAACTTAGAGGTGAGGTGATAGAAGATTGAACTAGAGTGAAACGGGTGATGAACCTGAACTCGCAGCCGGATTTTCACGGTATTCTTATCCATTGAAGGAATCAAGGTTAACCGCGATCGCCTAAATTCTTGAGAAGCAGGAAGTGTAGACATAATCGGCAGATTGAAGAACATTAAAGACCAATCGCAAGCATTTACGTACTGGGGTAAAGTTGAGCATAGATTTGCTCAGGTACAGTTACCTCTGCAACTTGAATCGACTTAGGAATAATCGCCAGTTCGTAGAAAGTATCAGCCACGCGCTGTTGGGCCGCGATCGCTTCGGGAGTAATGGGTAATAGACCCCATCCGCGTCGTTGATTGGCTTTTTCCAGAATTGCCACATCAATTTTCAGTTCCTCAGAAAACTGTTGGGCGATCGCTCTGGCATTTTGCTGTCCCCACTCTTCTGTCAGCTTGGCTTCAAGCAAAAACGCCTTGACTCGATCGGGGTAAGTATTCACAAAGTTTTGAGACGCTAAGAAAAAGGCACGGCGATCGCGACCTAGATTTAAATTGCGGACATTTCCCGTAGCTTCAATGACCCCTAGAAAGGGGTCCCAAATTGACCAAGCATCGACCGTTCCCTGTTCAAACGCCGCCCGCGCATCTGCTGGAGAAAGCGGGACAATTTCCACCTCCTCTATCGGAATATTGCGATCGCGCAAAACCTGGACGAATAAGTAATGGGCGCTAGAACCCCGTTGCAAAGCGACCTTCTTTCCCCTTAAGTCTTCGGGAGATTGAATAGACGAAGTTTTGGGAACAACAATATCTTGCGTTTTCAGACCGCGAGGCGTACTGGCAATATAGAAAAACTGAGTCCCTGCGGCTTGGGCAAAAATTGGCGGTGCTTCCCCCACCCCTGCAATATCCAAGCTACCCGTATTCATCGCTTCCAACATCGGAGGACCCGATTGGAAAAAAGACCATTCAACCTTCACGCCTTGCTGCTGCAACTGACGATCCAACTCGCCGCGCGTCCGAATTAAATCCAGTTCCGAGAAGCGCTGGTAGCCAATACGGACAGCAGATAAGCCAGGTTGAGGAGTTGGACTGGTTGTCGAGGAAAGGTTAGGCGCTTCTGAACGATTGGCACAGCTTGAACTGATAACAGGTAAACTGAAACCCAATAAGCCAAATAATACATCTCGTCGTTTAAGGTGCATGGGCTTTATCTCCTAACGATTGGGTGTGAGAATTCGCTCTAGAATTTGGGCTTTGACTTCCGCAAATGCCAAACTTGCAGGGTTACGGGGATGCGGTAAGGTCACTTTGAGATCCAAATCTACGCCGCCTTGATGCAGCACAATAACCCGATCTGCTAAATAAACCGCCTCCTCAACATCGTGGGTGACTAAAATGGCTGTGAATTGTTGTTCTTGCCATAACGCCCGGATCAACTGTTGCATTTCCAAGCGCGTTAAAGCATCCAGCGCCCCCAAGGGTTCGTCTAAAAGTAACAGCCGAGGTTGACTCACTAACGCCCGCGCTAAGGCCACCCGTTGGCGCTGTCCCCCGGAAAGTTGCGTTACCCAGGCCTGAATGCGATCGCCTAAACCCACCTGTTCTAGCGCCCACAAACCCCGCTGACGCCCATCTCCGCGCAAGCCTAGCTCTACATTTTCTCGCACTCGTCGCCACGGCAGCAGACGCGCATCTTGAAACATCACTCGCGCTGCTCCATTTAAGCCTTGCAACGGTTGACCATCTAATAAAATCTCCCCGCTACTGGGCCGATCGAGTCCGCTCAACAGACGCAATAACGTACTTTTACCGCAGCCACTCCGCCCCACAATGGCAACAAATTCACCAGAAGCAATGTTGAGGTTAATATCTTGTAAAACGGCAACCTCACCAAAACGCTTGCTCAGGTTGCGGATCTGAATTTGCGTCCCTTGGGAATACGACAGCGTACTCGAATGAGTGACCCTTTCCTGCGATACCGTCATTTTTTATATCCTCAATGATTTTAAGTTAGCGATTTACCTGAGAAACCCGATTTCTCAACCAAAAGGGTTTCAGTTTCAGCGTTTGCAAGAAACATTTCTGGTTCTGGTGCCTACCTGAGAAACCGGGTTTCTCAACAAAAGGGTTTCGTTTCAGCGTTTGCAAGAAACCCGGTTTCTGGCCCTGGATGAAGCCTTTTTTTATTGTTGGCTGGGGTGCCAAGGGAGCCACCAACGTTCTAATAAACGCACGGCTGAATCTGCAAGCTTGCCTAACACGGCATACAGCAGAATACTCAACACCACCACATCGGTGTGCATAAACTCTCTAGCATTCATCGCCATGTAACCAATGCCAGAACTTGCAGCAATGGTTTCCGCCACAATCAGGGTGAGCCACATTAACCCCAAACCGTAGCGCAGGCCCACTAAACTACTCGGTAATGCTCCAGGTAGAATGATTTGCCAAAAGAGTTCGCGGGGACGCAAACCGTATACTTTTCCCATTTCCACCAGATTTGGGTCTATGGAGCGAATGCCATAAAAGGTATTAATGTAAATCGGAAAGAAAACCCCCAAAGCCACCAGAAAGATGCGTGCCGGATCGCCAATCCCAAACCAGAGAATAACTAAGGGAATCAAGGCGAGGTGGGGAATATTGCGGATCATCTGAACAGAACTATCGAGATATCTTTCCGCCAGAGGAAACACGCCATTGAGTACCCCTAACGTTAAACCAATGCCACCGCCGATCGTAAAACCGACAAAAGCCCGCCAAGTGCTGATCTGAACGTGTTTCCACAGTTCGCCACTTTGAATGAGTTTAATGGCGGCTTCAACAATACTGATGGGGGCGGGCAAGATTCGCGTTGGCATCAGTCCAAATTGAGCGAAGAGTTGCCAAACGATTAACAAGCTTAGGGGAACGATCCAAGGTTGAATTTGCTGCCAGGGGAAGGGGTTGAGTGCCATTGCTTGCTTGCGCCCTTCAGCACGTCGAGTTCTTCTAGGCGATTGATTTCTGGTGTCTGGGGTGGCAAGGCTTTTCATATTCTTAAATCCGTTACAGTTGCGTAGGTTGGGTTGAGGTACGAAACCCAACACAACTGGCTGCTGTTGGGTTTCACTGCGTTCTACCCAACCTACGACTAGGTTTGGGTTAATAATTGGCTCCCACCGGAATCCCTTTGGGGGATGTCAGGGTGGTAATGAAGTCTTGAACCGCTTTTTCCAGGCGTTGCTTCACTTCTTCGTCAAGTTGGTATTCGCCGTTGGGTAATTTCTGGATCTGCGTATCTAAAACGTAAACTCCGGCGGGGATGTGACGCGCCCCTAATGCAGATAAGACGGGTTTTAGGGCGTAGTCCAAAATCAGATAATGGGCGAGGGTGCCACCTGTGGCGATCGCTAAAACAGGTTTGCCCACCAGGGCGTTTTGGGGCAATAGATCGAGCAGTGCTTTTAAGACTCCGGTATAAGAGGCTTTATAGACGGGGGTAGCCAGAATTACGGCGTCGGCTTGTTCCACTAAGCGGGTAAGGCGTTGAATATCGGGATGGTCGAACTGAGCAAACAGCAAGGCTTCTGCGGAAAAATCCCGAACGCTGACAAAATCGATAACCAGGTTTTCTTGCTCTAAAATCTGTCGGGCATATTCCAAGGCGGTAAAGGTGCGAGAGGGATGAGAAGGGCTACCGGCGATCGCTAAAATCCGTGGCATGACACAATACTCCTACTGAAAATGGGGTTAACTGGCGCTAGTCGGAATCTTTTCGTTGGCTACAATTTCGCCAAACAGGTTGATGTAGCGGCTAGGAGAAACTTTCGGTACGTTGGC
It includes:
- a CDS encoding Asr1405/Asl0597 family protein, which produces MKSSLTYQLWQCSERWLIYNRLQQLGIPCECAVHQPLNVEIHTPTAALLVRSVVQQFTAPRQDLIEWLEACWQVVESDR
- a CDS encoding ABC transporter ATP-binding protein; the protein is MTVSQERVTHSSTLSYSQGTQIQIRNLSKRFGEVAVLQDINLNIASGEFVAIVGRSGCGKSTLLRLLSGLDRPSSGEILLDGQPLQGLNGAARVMFQDARLLPWRRVRENVELGLRGDGRQRGLWALEQVGLGDRIQAWVTQLSGGQRQRVALARALVSQPRLLLLDEPLGALDALTRLEMQQLIRALWQEQQFTAILVTHDVEEAVYLADRVIVLHQGGVDLDLKVTLPHPRNPASLAFAEVKAQILERILTPNR
- the ssuE gene encoding NADPH-dependent FMN reductase → MPRILAIAGSPSHPSRTFTALEYARQILEQENLVIDFVSVRDFSAEALLFAQFDHPDIQRLTRLVEQADAVILATPVYKASYTGVLKALLDLLPQNALVGKPVLAIATGGTLAHYLILDYALKPVLSALGARHIPAGVYVLDTQIQKLPNGEYQLDEEVKQRLEKAVQDFITTLTSPKGIPVGANY
- the aroF gene encoding 3-deoxy-7-phosphoheptulonate synthase, with product MNNAKLASKSDTHQRTLVKLSPSVSVGGEDLLIVGGPCTVESLEQMEQVATHLSNAPVQALRGGVYKPRTSPYAFQGLGLEGLQILKSIRQHHHIPVVTEVMSIGQIEDVVTHADMLQVGSRNMQNFDLLKALGEVDKPVLLKRGLSATVEEFVMAAEYILSHGNPHVVLCERGIRSFDTYTRNVLDLGAVVALKQITHLPVIVDPSHAAGKRELVADLARASIACGADGLIIECHPEPEKSVSDARQALSLEEMVALVHSLQPIATAVGRRVLTSHPQRQLVAA
- a CDS encoding aliphatic sulfonate ABC transporter substrate-binding protein; the protein is MHLKRRDVLFGLLGFSLPVISSSCANRSEAPNLSSTTSPTPQPGLSAVRIGYQRFSELDLIRTRGELDRQLQQQGVKVEWSFFQSGPPMLEAMNTGSLDIAGVGEAPPIFAQAAGTQFFYIASTPRGLKTQDIVVPKTSSIQSPEDLRGKKVALQRGSSAHYLFVQVLRDRNIPIEEVEIVPLSPADARAAFEQGTVDAWSIWDPFLGVIEATGNVRNLNLGRDRRAFFLASQNFVNTYPDRVKAFLLEAKLTEEWGQQNARAIAQQFSEELKIDVAILEKANQRRGWGLLPITPEAIAAQQRVADTFYELAIIPKSIQVAEVTVPEQIYAQLYPST
- the ssuC gene encoding aliphatic sulfonate ABC transporter permease SsuC, encoding MALNPFPWQQIQPWIVPLSLLIVWQLFAQFGLMPTRILPAPISIVEAAIKLIQSGELWKHVQISTWRAFVGFTIGGGIGLTLGVLNGVFPLAERYLDSSVQMIRNIPHLALIPLVILWFGIGDPARIFLVALGVFFPIYINTFYGIRSIDPNLVEMGKVYGLRPRELFWQIILPGALPSSLVGLRYGLGLMWLTLIVAETIAASSGIGYMAMNAREFMHTDVVVLSILLYAVLGKLADSAVRLLERWWLPWHPSQQ